In one window of Arachis ipaensis cultivar K30076 chromosome B06, Araip1.1, whole genome shotgun sequence DNA:
- the LOC107604980 gene encoding uncharacterized protein LOC107604980 isoform X2 — translation MLLSNSRCMLLNLYTFSPATFFKHLTPNNKPTTRCHRKTTVKSLATLSHFRSLSSRQRHQIHLYVHAILQWNKRMNLTAVKDADEVMERHVEDSLAILPPLRDCYRTRCGGAPPHEKLSLVDVGTGAGLPGVVLAIACPEWEVTLMESMNKRCVFLEHVVGIIGSSNIQIVRGRAESLGQNHCFREKFDIAVARAVAEMRVLAEYCLPLVRVGGLFIAAKGHDPEDEVKKAESAIQKMGASLLQVCSVLFLVGICACYSRVLFSLFFWGMCNTPCAVMWKNVEKQ, via the exons ATGTTGCTTAGTAACAGTCGCTGCATGCTTCTCAACTTGTACACTTTTTCTCCTGCGACTTTCTTCAAACACCTTACGCCCAACAACAAACCCACCACTCGCTGCCACCGCAAAACCACCGTCAAATCCCTCGCCACTCTTTCCCACTTCCGATCCCTATCCTCCCGCCAGAGACACCAGATCCATCTCTACGTTCACGCTATTCTCCAATGGAACAAG CGCATGAATCTCACCGCAGTCAAAGACGCCGATGAAGTCATGGAGAGGCACGTCGAGGACTCGCTCGCGATCCTCCCTCCTCTTAGGGATTGCTACCGCACGCGCTGCGGCGGCGCGCCGCCACATGAGAAGCTTAGCCTCGTGGACGTTGGAACAGGTGCTGGTCTTCCCGGAGTTGTTTTGGCCATAGCTTGTCCAG AATGGGAAGTTACACTGATGGAGTCCATGAACAAGAGATGCGTATTCTTGGAGCATGTTGTTGGAATCATCGGTTCATCAAATATCCAGATAGTAAGAGGAAGAGCAGAG AGTTTGGGGCAGAATCATTGCTTCAGAGAGAAATTCGACATAGCAGTGGCTAGGGCAGTTGCAGAAATGAGAGTGTTAG CTGAGTATTGTCTTCCACTGGTTCGTGTTGGCGGATTGTTTATTGCTGCCAAGGGTCATGACCCTGAG GATGAAGTTAAGAAAGCTGAAAGTGCCATCCAGAAGATGGGTGCTTCTCTATTGCAAGTGTGCTCAG TTTTATTCTTGGTTGGAATCTGTGCTTGTTATTCGCGGGtacttttctctttgtttttttggGGCATGTGCAACACTCCATGCGCAGTGATGTGGAAAAATGTGGAAAAACAGTAG
- the LOC107604980 gene encoding uncharacterized protein LOC107604980 isoform X5, with the protein MLLSNSRCMLLNLYTFSPATFFKHLTPNNKPTTRCHRKTTVKSLATLSHFRSLSSRQRHQIHLYVHAILQWNKRMNLTAVKDADEVMERHVEDSLAILPPLRDCYRTRCGGAPPHEKLSLVDVGTGAGLPGVVLAIACPEWEVTLMESMNKRCVFLEHVVGIIGSSNIQIVRGRAELSIVFHWFVLADCLLLPRVMTLRMKLRKLKVPSRRWVLLYCKCAQLILEVHMVNGLLSYAQRIVPLR; encoded by the exons ATGTTGCTTAGTAACAGTCGCTGCATGCTTCTCAACTTGTACACTTTTTCTCCTGCGACTTTCTTCAAACACCTTACGCCCAACAACAAACCCACCACTCGCTGCCACCGCAAAACCACCGTCAAATCCCTCGCCACTCTTTCCCACTTCCGATCCCTATCCTCCCGCCAGAGACACCAGATCCATCTCTACGTTCACGCTATTCTCCAATGGAACAAG CGCATGAATCTCACCGCAGTCAAAGACGCCGATGAAGTCATGGAGAGGCACGTCGAGGACTCGCTCGCGATCCTCCCTCCTCTTAGGGATTGCTACCGCACGCGCTGCGGCGGCGCGCCGCCACATGAGAAGCTTAGCCTCGTGGACGTTGGAACAGGTGCTGGTCTTCCCGGAGTTGTTTTGGCCATAGCTTGTCCAG AATGGGAAGTTACACTGATGGAGTCCATGAACAAGAGATGCGTATTCTTGGAGCATGTTGTTGGAATCATCGGTTCATCAAATATCCAGATAGTAAGAGGAAGAGCAGAG CTGAGTATTGTCTTCCACTGGTTCGTGTTGGCGGATTGTTTATTGCTGCCAAGGGTCATGACCCTGAG GATGAAGTTAAGAAAGCTGAAAGTGCCATCCAGAAGATGGGTGCTTCTCTATTGCAAGTGTGCTCAG TTGATTCTCGAAGTCCATATGGTCAACGGACTGTTGTCATATGCTCAAAGGATCGTTCCACTCCGATGA
- the LOC107604980 gene encoding uncharacterized protein LOC107604980 isoform X1: MLLSNSRCMLLNLYTFSPATFFKHLTPNNKPTTRCHRKTTVKSLATLSHFRSLSSRQRHQIHLYVHAILQWNKRMNLTAVKDADEVMERHVEDSLAILPPLRDCYRTRCGGAPPHEKLSLVDVGTGAGLPGVVLAIACPEWEVTLMESMNKRCVFLEHVVGIIGSSNIQIVRGRAESLGQNHCFREKFDIAVARAVAEMRVLAEYCLPLVRVGGLFIAAKGHDPEDEVKKAESAIQKMGASLLQVCSVDSRSPYGQRTVVICSKDRSTPMKYPRDPEHGILPWLRTTHSFATIEEILLYIHFSKQI, from the exons ATGTTGCTTAGTAACAGTCGCTGCATGCTTCTCAACTTGTACACTTTTTCTCCTGCGACTTTCTTCAAACACCTTACGCCCAACAACAAACCCACCACTCGCTGCCACCGCAAAACCACCGTCAAATCCCTCGCCACTCTTTCCCACTTCCGATCCCTATCCTCCCGCCAGAGACACCAGATCCATCTCTACGTTCACGCTATTCTCCAATGGAACAAG CGCATGAATCTCACCGCAGTCAAAGACGCCGATGAAGTCATGGAGAGGCACGTCGAGGACTCGCTCGCGATCCTCCCTCCTCTTAGGGATTGCTACCGCACGCGCTGCGGCGGCGCGCCGCCACATGAGAAGCTTAGCCTCGTGGACGTTGGAACAGGTGCTGGTCTTCCCGGAGTTGTTTTGGCCATAGCTTGTCCAG AATGGGAAGTTACACTGATGGAGTCCATGAACAAGAGATGCGTATTCTTGGAGCATGTTGTTGGAATCATCGGTTCATCAAATATCCAGATAGTAAGAGGAAGAGCAGAG AGTTTGGGGCAGAATCATTGCTTCAGAGAGAAATTCGACATAGCAGTGGCTAGGGCAGTTGCAGAAATGAGAGTGTTAG CTGAGTATTGTCTTCCACTGGTTCGTGTTGGCGGATTGTTTATTGCTGCCAAGGGTCATGACCCTGAG GATGAAGTTAAGAAAGCTGAAAGTGCCATCCAGAAGATGGGTGCTTCTCTATTGCAAGTGTGCTCAG TTGATTCTCGAAGTCCATATGGTCAACGGACTGTTGTCATATGCTCAAAGGATCGTTCCACTCCGATGAAATATCCCCGTGATCCAG AACATGGAATTCTACCTTGGCTGAGAACGACACATTCTTTTGCTACCATAGAAGAGATTCTTTTATATATACATTTTAGCAAGCAAATTTGA
- the LOC107604980 gene encoding uncharacterized protein LOC107604980 isoform X3, with amino-acid sequence MLLSNSRCMLLNLYTFSPATFFKHLTPNNKPTTRCHRKTTVKSLATLSHFRSLSSRQRHQIHLYVHAILQWNKRMNLTAVKDADEVMERHVEDSLAILPPLRDCYRTRCGGAPPHEKLSLVDVGTGAGLPGVVLAIACPEWEVTLMESMNKRCVFLEHVVGIIGSSNIQIVRGRAESLGQNHCFREKFDIAVARAVAEMRVLAEYCLPLVRVGGLFIAAKGHDPEDEVKKAESAIQKMGASLLQVCSVDSRSPYGQRTVVICSKDRSTPMKYPRDPGTPAKEPL; translated from the exons ATGTTGCTTAGTAACAGTCGCTGCATGCTTCTCAACTTGTACACTTTTTCTCCTGCGACTTTCTTCAAACACCTTACGCCCAACAACAAACCCACCACTCGCTGCCACCGCAAAACCACCGTCAAATCCCTCGCCACTCTTTCCCACTTCCGATCCCTATCCTCCCGCCAGAGACACCAGATCCATCTCTACGTTCACGCTATTCTCCAATGGAACAAG CGCATGAATCTCACCGCAGTCAAAGACGCCGATGAAGTCATGGAGAGGCACGTCGAGGACTCGCTCGCGATCCTCCCTCCTCTTAGGGATTGCTACCGCACGCGCTGCGGCGGCGCGCCGCCACATGAGAAGCTTAGCCTCGTGGACGTTGGAACAGGTGCTGGTCTTCCCGGAGTTGTTTTGGCCATAGCTTGTCCAG AATGGGAAGTTACACTGATGGAGTCCATGAACAAGAGATGCGTATTCTTGGAGCATGTTGTTGGAATCATCGGTTCATCAAATATCCAGATAGTAAGAGGAAGAGCAGAG AGTTTGGGGCAGAATCATTGCTTCAGAGAGAAATTCGACATAGCAGTGGCTAGGGCAGTTGCAGAAATGAGAGTGTTAG CTGAGTATTGTCTTCCACTGGTTCGTGTTGGCGGATTGTTTATTGCTGCCAAGGGTCATGACCCTGAG GATGAAGTTAAGAAAGCTGAAAGTGCCATCCAGAAGATGGGTGCTTCTCTATTGCAAGTGTGCTCAG TTGATTCTCGAAGTCCATATGGTCAACGGACTGTTGTCATATGCTCAAAGGATCGTTCCACTCCGATGAAATATCCCCGTGATCCAGGTACACCTGCTAAAGAACCATTGTAA
- the LOC107604980 gene encoding uncharacterized protein LOC107604980 isoform X4 gives MLLSNSRCMLLNLYTFSPATFFKHLTPNNKPTTRCHRKTTVKSLATLSHFRSLSSRQRHQIHLYVHAILQWNKRMNLTAVKDADEVMERHVEDSLAILPPLRDCYRTRCGGAPPHEKLSLVDVGTGAGLPGVVLAIACPEWEVTLMESMNKRCVFLEHVVGIIGSSNIQIVRGRAELSIVFHWFVLADCLLLPRVMTLRMKLRKLKVPSRRWVLLYCKCAQFYSWLESVLVIRGYFSLCFFGACATLHAQ, from the exons ATGTTGCTTAGTAACAGTCGCTGCATGCTTCTCAACTTGTACACTTTTTCTCCTGCGACTTTCTTCAAACACCTTACGCCCAACAACAAACCCACCACTCGCTGCCACCGCAAAACCACCGTCAAATCCCTCGCCACTCTTTCCCACTTCCGATCCCTATCCTCCCGCCAGAGACACCAGATCCATCTCTACGTTCACGCTATTCTCCAATGGAACAAG CGCATGAATCTCACCGCAGTCAAAGACGCCGATGAAGTCATGGAGAGGCACGTCGAGGACTCGCTCGCGATCCTCCCTCCTCTTAGGGATTGCTACCGCACGCGCTGCGGCGGCGCGCCGCCACATGAGAAGCTTAGCCTCGTGGACGTTGGAACAGGTGCTGGTCTTCCCGGAGTTGTTTTGGCCATAGCTTGTCCAG AATGGGAAGTTACACTGATGGAGTCCATGAACAAGAGATGCGTATTCTTGGAGCATGTTGTTGGAATCATCGGTTCATCAAATATCCAGATAGTAAGAGGAAGAGCAGAG CTGAGTATTGTCTTCCACTGGTTCGTGTTGGCGGATTGTTTATTGCTGCCAAGGGTCATGACCCTGAG GATGAAGTTAAGAAAGCTGAAAGTGCCATCCAGAAGATGGGTGCTTCTCTATTGCAAGTGTGCTCAG TTTTATTCTTGGTTGGAATCTGTGCTTGTTATTCGCGGGtacttttctctttgtttttttggGGCATGTGCAACACTCCATGCGCAGTGA